A genomic stretch from Onychostoma macrolepis isolate SWU-2019 chromosome 02, ASM1243209v1, whole genome shotgun sequence includes:
- the LOC131530467 gene encoding interferon-inducible GTPase 5-like, giving the protein MFRHNEAIQCFLTRNKKEGSTEINEKKKKVLQENIGKVAFLSALVAAVPVPGLSIAVDAALIAEELRKYYGAFGLDDPSLQKLCRTSGKSIEELKSLMKSPFHRGLSTSSILILLGATALLISEDVVEMFVSFIPMIGSVVAGGMSYLTVSRMLKKSLEDIADDARNVLTASLETEV; this is encoded by the coding sequence ATGTTCAGACATAATGAGGCCATTCAGTGTTTCCttacaagaaacaaaaaagaAGGCAGCACTGAGATTaatgagaaaaagaagaaagttCTACAGGAAAACATTGGAAAAGTTGCCTTCCTGTCTGCTTTGGTGGCTGCTGTTCCTGTTCCTGGTCTTTCAATCGCTGTAGATGCAGCTCTCATCGCAGAAGAGCTGAGAAAGTACTACGGTGCATTTGGCCTGGATGATCCATCCCTACAGAAGCTCTGTAGAACATCTGGGAAGAGCATAGAGGAACTGAAGAGTTTGATGAAGTCTCCTTTTCATCGAGGGCTAAGCACAAGCTCAATATTAATCTTGCTGGGTGCTACAGCTCTTCTTATATCAGAAGATGTTGTTGAGATGTTTGTGAGCTTCATACCCATGATTGGCTCTGTGGTGGCAGGAGGAATGTCTTATCTGACCGTCTCAAGAATGCTTAAGAAATCTCTGGAAGACATAGCTGATGATGCTAGGAACGTGCTGACGGCGTCACTGGAGACTGaagtgtaa